GCGTCCTTGTCATGTCGGAGAACTTCAAGGAGAGCGGCGTCCCCGAGGCCGGGGAGAGGGGGAACCGCGGCTGGGGGGCGTGGGTGCAGGACACCGGGGTGGCGGGCTACTTCGCGGAGGTCTACCGGGCCGACAGCACCGGCGGCGACGTCGTGCCGGCCCCGCAGGGCGGGAACGTCGCGGCCACGGGCGGCGGAAACTATGAGGTGCGGTTCTCGCCCGAGACCGTTCACGGCGCCAGGGTGACGCCGGTGATCGCGCCGGATACAAGCGATCTCGTGCGGCAGATGATCGCGGGGGCCGGGGAGCGTGTCCTCATCGAGCAGGCCTATATCACGAACAGCACCGCGGGAGGGCCGAACCGGTACCTGGCCGAGGCGATCAATGCCTCGCGCCGCGGCGTCTCCGTGCAGGTGCTTCTCGACTCTGCGTGGTTCAATGTGGAGGGCGAGAAGGACAACGACGAGATGGCGGCCTGGATCAACGAGTTTGCCCGGAGCGAGGGCCTCCCGATCGAGGCGCGGTGCGTCGACCTTGCGGAGGCGAACCTGGAGAAGGTCCACACAAAGGGGGTGGTCGTGGATGACAGGAGCGTGCTCGTCTCCTCGATCAACTGGAATGACAACTCCCCCGACTTCAACCGCGAGGCAGGGGTGATCGTCGAGCACCCGGAGGCGGCGGCGTACTTCGCCCGCGTCTTCGCGGCCGACTGGGAGGCTGGGACGAGGGTCGGCGGAGATGCAGGGTTCGATTATCGTATCGTCGCTGCCGTCGGCGTCATGATCCTCTTCGCAGCCCTGTATGTCGTACGGAAGATGTGGGAGCGGTGAGGGGCGGGGGGCGTGTGGGGTTTTTCCGAGACTAGAGGGAGGAAGGGTCGAGCGCGGAATTCGCTGCCCTTTTTCGGGAAAGTCAGGGGATCAGAGTCTTTTCCAGGGGGCATGCCCCCGGTCCCCGTGTCAAGATAGGCAGGGATACGGCAATTCCCCTCACCATGATTTCCTGTTCTCTCTTACCGGGTCCTATCCAAATTGGCGGGATGACCGGAGGGAGTCGAGAAAGCCTTCGGCTTTCGGTAACGAACTACGAGAAAAGTTCAGACAGAAGAGTACGGCTTCCGCTCGAACGGAGAGCGAGCGATTCGCCGGGGCGAAAAAGAGAGACTCGTGCTGTGCTCAGACGGCTTCCGCGGCCTGCTGGGGTTTGTACTGGTAGATGATCTGGCGGGCGTCCTTGAAGTTGAACTTCTCAATGATGAGGTTGTTGTCCTTCAGTCGCTTCAGAGCATACCTGACAGTCCTCGGGGCAAGGCTGGAGGAGCGGACGAGGTCCTTGTGCGTCATCGAACCGCCGTCCTCCAGGATGATCAGGACCTTCCTGGAGGAAGGTGGGAGGGTGGTCGGGTGCATGATCAATAGTTAACACCGTTAACATATGAACGTATCGGCCCATATATAAAAAGCATGAGAATATTACATCATGCTTGCATCTCCGGAAATAAAGGCTTTCATTATTCTTTTCGGAATATCTGCCCTCCTCCTCGGGCTGCACGCCGCCCTCGCCGCGGCGGGGAGCGCGGCCTTTGCCGCGCCCTGGACACCTGACGCCGGCGACGGCAGCTTTGTCCTCCTCACCGGCACTGTCGGGGATGTGCGCGAGCTCGCCGGCGGCCATCTCATTGCGGAGGTGAACGGGACGCAGGTCTTCATCCCGGCTTCGGCGGCACAGGGGGTCGCCCTCGCGAAGGGCGACAGGGTGCAGGTCGCCGGGACGGTGCAAACGTATCAGGGGAGAAAAGAGGTGGTGGTGAAGGCGGCCGCGGACGTCGTCCTCATCTGACCGGCATCGTCGCCCAGTCGGGGAGGGCCGGGGTGAAGCCGAGGGCCCACATCACGACCGTGAAGAGGAAGAGTGTCCAGAGGCCGACGCCGGTGAAATTGAGCACCCAGCCCGAACGCATCAGGTCCTTCATGTCGATGTAGCCGGAGGCGTAGGCGACGGCATTGGGCGGGGTCGCCACAGGGAGCATGAAGGCCATGGAGGTGCAGACCGCCGCGGTGAGCATGAGCATGTACGGGTGGATGTTCATGGAGACGGCGGTGACGGCCATGATCGGCATCATCAGGGAGGCGACGGCCGTGTTCGAGGTCACCTCGGTGAGGAGGGAGATGCCGATGGCCACCAGGAGGACGAGGAGGACGATGGGGAGAGCGCCGAAGATCGCGATCTGGTCGACGATGACCTTTGCAAGGCCGCTCTTGATGAAGGCGGTCGAGAGGCAGAGGCCGCCGCCGAAGAGGAGGAGGATGCCCCACGGGATCTTCACGGCCCATTCCCAGTCCATCGTGAAGATCCCCTTCTTCCTGTCCACCGGGAGGAGGAAGAGGAGGAGGGCGCCGGCGATGGCGACCGTCGAGTCGTCGATGGCCGGGAAGATGATGTCGAGGCCGGGGATCACGAAGCCGCCGATGTCCTTGGTTTTCTCGAAGATCCAGGCAAGGGCGACAAGTACGAAGACGGCCAGCGTCCACTTCTCCCCCTTCGTCATCGGCCCGATACCTTCGATCTGGTGGTCGATGATCTCCCTCGCATGGGCGATCTTCGAGGGCAGGTGGCGGTACGATCCGTAACTGAGCCAGAGCCAGGTGATGGGGATGAAGAGGGCGACCAGGGGCACGCCGAATTTCATCCAGGAGAAGAAGTCGATGGCAGGTGCCGCGGGGAAGAGGGTCTTCATCTGGGCGACGAAGATGCCGTTCGCCGGCGTGCCGATGAGGGTGCCGATACCGCCGATGCTGGCGGCATAGGCGATGGAGATGACGAGGGCCTCGCAGAAGTCGCGCTGCTCCTCGGTCATGTTCTTCAGGGTGGCACTGGCATTGGGGATGATGGTGGCGATGATCGCGATCGCGATCGGGATCATCATCATCGCGGTGGCGGTGTTGGAGATCCACATCGAGAGGAAGGCCGTCGCGATCATGAAGCCCAGGATGAGCCGTCGCGGGCTTGTCCCGACGACGTTGATGATGTTCAAGGCGATACGCCGGTGGAGGCCCCAGCGTTGCATGGACATGGCGATGATGAACCCGCCCAGAAAGAGGAAGATGACCTTGTCGGCGTACGGGGCCGTCGCCTCTTTGGCGCTGAGGACGCCGAGAAGGGGGA
Above is a genomic segment from Methanofollis sp. containing:
- a CDS encoding DASS family sodium-coupled anion symporter, which codes for MKSSIGRVLGVLVFLTLVFAPIDDTLIPTAARYVAAVTLLMIIWWVTEAIPLEATALLPVVLFPLLGVLSAKEATAPYADKVIFLFLGGFIIAMSMQRWGLHRRIALNIINVVGTSPRRLILGFMIATAFLSMWISNTATAMMMIPIAIAIIATIIPNASATLKNMTEEQRDFCEALVISIAYAASIGGIGTLIGTPANGIFVAQMKTLFPAAPAIDFFSWMKFGVPLVALFIPITWLWLSYGSYRHLPSKIAHAREIIDHQIEGIGPMTKGEKWTLAVFVLVALAWIFEKTKDIGGFVIPGLDIIFPAIDDSTVAIAGALLLFLLPVDRKKGIFTMDWEWAVKIPWGILLLFGGGLCLSTAFIKSGLAKVIVDQIAIFGALPIVLLVLLVAIGISLLTEVTSNTAVASLMMPIMAVTAVSMNIHPYMLMLTAAVCTSMAFMLPVATPPNAVAYASGYIDMKDLMRSGWVLNFTGVGLWTLFLFTVVMWALGFTPALPDWATMPVR
- a CDS encoding helix-turn-helix transcriptional regulator yields the protein MHPTTLPPSSRKVLIILEDGGSMTHKDLVRSSSLAPRTVRYALKRLKDNNLIIEKFNFKDARQIIYQYKPQQAAEAV